The Candidatus Krumholzibacteriota bacterium genome contains a region encoding:
- a CDS encoding SDR family oxidoreductase → MSKYLVTGGAGFIGSNIASELVSRGEDVVVFDDLSTGHEDNLAGIATDIEFIKGDIRKPDEVRVAMKGVDHVLHQAALASVPRSIDDPVLVNDVNINGTLVVLEEARTAGVKSLVYAASSSAYGETEKLPKTEDILPEPLSPYAITKLVGEYYCSVYSQVYGLPTISLRYFNVFGPRQDPASQYAAVIPIFITHLLDGKAPTIYGDGEQSRDFTYVKNVVNANIAASKCVSAGGQMVNVACGGKYSLNELFAILCKLIDTDIQPVYAETRQGDVKHSHADITLAEKLFDYSVEISFRDGLTKTVEWYRDQM, encoded by the coding sequence ATGTCAAAATATCTTGTTACCGGAGGGGCTGGATTTATAGGCTCAAATATAGCCAGCGAACTGGTGTCAAGAGGCGAGGATGTAGTTGTTTTCGACGATCTTTCCACCGGACATGAAGATAATCTTGCAGGGATCGCCACTGATATCGAATTCATAAAAGGCGATATCAGGAAACCCGACGAAGTCCGTGTCGCGATGAAGGGAGTCGATCATGTTCTCCATCAGGCAGCGCTTGCTTCGGTGCCGAGAAGTATAGACGATCCCGTGCTTGTAAACGACGTAAACATAAACGGCACGCTTGTCGTTCTCGAGGAAGCCAGAACAGCAGGTGTCAAAAGCCTTGTCTATGCCGCTTCATCGTCGGCTTATGGAGAGACAGAGAAACTTCCCAAGACCGAGGATATTCTGCCAGAACCTCTATCACCTTACGCAATCACGAAACTTGTCGGCGAATATTACTGCTCTGTATACTCACAGGTCTACGGATTGCCTACCATAAGCTTAAGGTATTTCAATGTATTCGGACCACGGCAGGATCCGGCTTCCCAGTACGCGGCGGTCATTCCGATCTTTATTACTCATCTTCTGGATGGCAAGGCTCCGACGATTTACGGAGACGGAGAGCAAAGCCGGGATTTCACTTATGTCAAGAATGTCGTTAACGCGAACATCGCAGCCTCGAAGTGCGTTTCAGCCGGAGGGCAGATGGTCAACGTGGCATGCGGCGGGAAGTATTCGCTGAATGAACTCTTCGCGATCTTATGTAAATTAATTGATACTGATATCCAACCTGTCTATGCTGAGACCCGGCAGGGAGACGTGAAACATTCCCATGCCGATATCACATTGGCTGAAAAACTTTTTGACTATTCAGTCGAAATATCGTTCAGAGATGGATTGACAAAGACAGTCGAATGGTATCGGGATCAGATGTAA
- a CDS encoding sugar transferase, which produces MVIFNKTALKKNTTGDFGYQPSLDPLKDEISILSEIVSHSEKELKGISVKIKRIFDIIFSAFAIMLLSPLLIIAGILIKLESRGPVFYRQERIGLNKRRIDRRNSYNSGYGTERRQSTDRRKNTHAGKPFFIYKLRTMCRQAEDSGPVLAQENDPRITRVGLFLRKTRIDEIPQFVNVLKGEMSIIGPRPERSFFINRIRQEVPEFTLRHRVKPGITGLAQVEDGYTQTLDMMKRKLFYDLKYISQFSLLHELRILLKTVSVVVTGKGAC; this is translated from the coding sequence TTGGTTATTTTCAACAAGACAGCGCTGAAAAAGAATACAACAGGAGATTTTGGATACCAGCCCAGTCTCGATCCTTTGAAAGACGAGATATCGATTCTCAGCGAAATCGTCTCTCATTCTGAAAAAGAATTAAAAGGTATATCTGTAAAGATCAAAAGAATTTTTGACATCATATTTTCGGCTTTCGCGATAATGCTGCTTTCCCCCTTACTGATAATCGCGGGGATCCTGATAAAACTTGAATCGAGGGGCCCTGTATTTTACCGGCAGGAAAGAATAGGCCTTAACAAGCGCCGTATTGATAGAAGAAATTCCTACAACAGCGGATATGGGACAGAACGCCGCCAGAGCACGGACAGAAGGAAGAATACACACGCGGGCAAACCGTTCTTTATTTACAAGCTCAGGACGATGTGCAGGCAGGCGGAAGATTCCGGTCCCGTACTGGCACAGGAGAATGATCCCCGGATAACCAGGGTCGGACTCTTTTTGAGGAAGACGAGAATCGATGAGATCCCGCAATTCGTCAACGTCCTTAAAGGCGAGATGAGCATAATAGGTCCCAGACCGGAAAGGTCTTTTTTCATAAACAGAATCCGCCAGGAAGTACCGGAGTTCACTCTACGGCACAGGGTGAAACCTGGAATAACCGGCCTCGCCCAGGTTGAAGATGGTTACACTCAGACACTCGACATGATGAAGAGGAAATTGTTTTATGACCTGAAATATATTTCCCAGTTCTCGCTTCTTCATGAGCTTCGGATCCTTCTAAAGACTGTGAGTGTAGTCGTGACCGGTAAAGGCGCCTGCTAG
- a CDS encoding 1-deoxy-D-xylulose-5-phosphate synthase: MYLKNIDSPSDIKNLSISDLEVLAGEIRRYIIETVSIRGGHLASSLGTVEITLALHYIFNSPEDKIVWDVGHQSYAHKILTGRREAFRDLRIRGGISGFPNIYENEHDSFGVGHACTAISAALGFAVARDLRGKDNFVISVVGDGSISGGLSQEGINQAGHLKKNRFVIILNDNEMSISKNVGALAKYLTRITTKKPYLQIESDVWELLGKIPSLGGKARTLASRIKESIKNLVVPTILFEELGFRYLGPLDGHDIEELVDTFSNLHQLPGPVLVHVITKKGKGYPFAEKDAEKFHGIGSFYKATGDSKSVSEKEKYSKVFGRVLSGLARKDDKIVAITAAMKEGTGLACFAEEFPGRFFDVGISEPHAVTFAAGLAKEGYKPFVAIYSTFLQRSFDQIIHDVALQRLPVRFVLDRAGIVGEDGPTHHGNFDLSYMNMIPGMTIMAPSDEVDMERMLGDMVSHESGPVMIRFPRGNVPEVRSEMTGTFPEKGRGVIVREGKDSVVYAIGSMVNTAIAAANILSKEGIELQVINARFAKPLDELLIRETSMEKNIVFTLEENVKKGGFGDSVRDLLSELRSSARLIKLGINDRFVPHGKRDQLLEETALDEISIARIIGKELRARSLNDNGG; this comes from the coding sequence ATCTATCTGAAAAATATCGATTCCCCGTCGGATATAAAGAATCTTTCGATCTCCGATCTTGAAGTACTTGCCGGCGAGATCCGCAGATATATCATAGAGACTGTCTCAATAAGGGGAGGACACCTCGCATCAAGCCTGGGTACGGTGGAGATAACTCTCGCCCTGCATTATATCTTCAATTCACCGGAGGACAAGATCGTCTGGGATGTCGGGCACCAGAGCTACGCTCACAAGATATTGACGGGACGAAGAGAAGCATTCAGAGATCTGAGAATAAGGGGAGGTATCTCCGGATTTCCTAATATCTACGAGAACGAACATGATTCCTTTGGAGTAGGTCATGCCTGCACAGCGATATCCGCAGCCCTCGGATTCGCCGTCGCGAGGGATCTAAGGGGAAAGGACAATTTTGTCATCAGCGTTGTTGGTGACGGCTCGATATCGGGAGGGTTATCCCAGGAAGGGATCAACCAGGCCGGACATCTGAAAAAGAACAGGTTCGTGATAATACTCAACGACAACGAGATGTCCATATCGAAGAATGTGGGCGCGCTCGCTAAATATCTGACAAGGATCACTACAAAAAAACCGTATCTGCAGATCGAATCAGATGTGTGGGAGTTATTGGGGAAGATCCCTTCTCTTGGAGGAAAAGCACGGACGCTCGCCAGCCGTATCAAGGAAAGTATCAAAAATCTTGTCGTTCCGACCATCCTCTTCGAGGAACTTGGATTTCGATACCTCGGTCCCCTTGACGGGCATGATATCGAGGAATTAGTAGATACTTTCTCGAACCTTCACCAATTGCCAGGCCCGGTTCTTGTGCATGTTATAACGAAAAAAGGCAAGGGGTATCCTTTCGCGGAGAAGGATGCGGAAAAATTCCATGGTATAGGGAGTTTTTATAAAGCTACCGGTGATTCAAAAAGTGTCTCGGAAAAAGAAAAGTACAGCAAGGTCTTTGGCAGGGTATTATCCGGGCTCGCGAGAAAAGACGACAAAATCGTAGCCATAACAGCGGCGATGAAGGAAGGTACGGGCCTTGCCTGTTTCGCTGAAGAATTTCCAGGTAGATTCTTTGATGTCGGGATAAGCGAACCGCACGCTGTCACATTCGCGGCAGGACTTGCCAAAGAGGGATACAAGCCTTTTGTCGCCATTTATTCGACCTTTCTGCAGAGAAGTTTCGACCAGATCATCCACGACGTGGCGCTTCAGAGGCTACCGGTAAGATTCGTTCTGGACAGAGCCGGTATCGTCGGTGAGGATGGTCCCACGCATCACGGCAACTTCGATCTCAGTTACATGAACATGATCCCCGGTATGACGATTATGGCTCCTTCTGACGAGGTCGATATGGAAAGAATGCTTGGCGATATGGTGTCGCACGAGAGCGGTCCCGTAATGATCAGATTTCCGAGGGGCAACGTTCCGGAAGTAAGATCGGAGATGACCGGAACTTTTCCGGAGAAAGGCAGGGGAGTGATCGTAAGGGAAGGCAAAGATTCGGTCGTTTACGCGATCGGTTCTATGGTCAATACTGCGATAGCCGCTGCGAATATTCTTTCCAAAGAAGGAATAGAACTGCAGGTAATAAACGCAAGATTCGCAAAACCACTCGACGAGCTCCTCATTCGAGAGACTTCGATGGAGAAGAATATTGTTTTTACTCTCGAAGAGAATGTCAAAAAGGGAGGGTTCGGAGATTCAGTGAGAGACCTGCTTTCGGAACTGAGATCATCAGCCCGACTGATAAAACTTGGTATTAACGACAGGTTCGTTCCGCACGGAAAGAGAGATCAGCTCCTTGAAGAGACAGCTCTCGACGAGATCTCGATCGCGAGGATAATCGGCAAGGAACTGCGTGCAAGAAGCCTGAACGATAACGGAGGATAA
- a CDS encoding NAD(+)/NADH kinase, whose product MKISRLGLAVNIYKADIADILKDVIELIPEGVEIIAMKEVSGLVPEASVRFANSYKNCDIVISLGGDGTFLRAARLVEREEIPLMGVKIRSLGFLTEDNLQKAMKDLFKGKCMVQERMRLKVSFSGKEKRGEYYSALNDIVIHGTGLSRVIHLKTTMDNTMLGEYLSDGVIISTPTGSTAYSLAAGGPIINPVTMQGMIITPLCPHSLSVRPVVVSSLETLQVEVVEKDQDIMLTIDGQKVCGLEAGEIITVQKSEKVTRLVTRRNYNFYDLVRKKLKWGGVLREH is encoded by the coding sequence ATGAAGATCAGCAGGCTGGGACTCGCAGTGAATATCTATAAAGCTGATATCGCTGATATACTGAAGGATGTGATAGAACTTATCCCTGAAGGTGTAGAGATAATAGCGATGAAAGAAGTCTCGGGACTTGTACCGGAAGCCAGTGTAAGGTTCGCCAACTCATATAAAAATTGCGATATAGTGATATCTCTTGGAGGAGATGGAACTTTTCTCAGAGCTGCGAGGCTTGTGGAAAGAGAGGAGATCCCTCTGATGGGTGTCAAAATACGAAGCCTCGGGTTTCTGACTGAGGATAATCTCCAGAAAGCGATGAAGGACCTCTTTAAAGGCAAATGTATGGTGCAGGAACGGATGAGACTTAAAGTATCATTTTCGGGAAAAGAAAAGAGGGGAGAATACTACTCGGCACTAAACGATATCGTTATTCATGGAACAGGACTTTCAAGAGTGATCCATCTGAAGACAACAATGGATAATACGATGCTCGGTGAGTATCTCTCCGACGGCGTGATCATATCTACTCCTACCGGATCGACCGCGTATTCGCTAGCAGCCGGCGGTCCTATCATCAATCCCGTAACGATGCAGGGCATGATCATTACCCCTCTCTGTCCCCATTCTCTTTCCGTAAGACCGGTCGTGGTAAGCAGCCTCGAGACTCTGCAGGTGGAGGTGGTCGAAAAGGATCAGGATATAATGCTGACCATTGATGGACAGAAGGTGTGCGGGTTGGAAGCCGGAGAAATTATCACGGTTCAAAAAAGTGAGAAAGTCACAAGGCTTGTGACACGGAGAAATTACAATTTTTACGATCTTGTCAGGAAGAAGCTTAAATGGGGTGGTGTTCTGCGGGAACATTGA
- a CDS encoding sensor domain-containing diguanylate cyclase — translation MIFNKIISSAIDILPTNKIHMIFIEGQRIIKYTGEMKGKKYTVGIEDIPGSSGITMWLHRELEESKSGSSIFNLDLSLVARELVKDENHFSTVISAPLMSRNALFGVILAINDPEQGDFSEEDIHLLNVMANQGAIAFENYLLYKKLKLESITDGLTGIYNYRYLIRSINLEIKRSIRFDQVFSFIMLDVDNLKDYNDKNGHLSGSRALTDIAAILKSNCRDIDVVAKYGGDEFAILLPQTNLEGAIKLGERILKAINLFKFDRVNAGLLSCSLGIAVYPEDALGVEELIDNADAALYKAKAEGKNNIKCYRGLKYLEKA, via the coding sequence GTGATCTTTAATAAGATAATAAGCAGCGCCATTGATATCCTCCCTACGAACAAGATCCATATGATCTTTATCGAAGGTCAGAGGATAATAAAGTATACAGGCGAAATGAAAGGCAAGAAATATACAGTCGGAATCGAGGATATACCTGGGTCAAGCGGAATAACAATGTGGCTTCACAGGGAACTTGAGGAATCGAAGAGCGGGAGTAGCATATTTAACCTCGATCTTTCCCTTGTCGCCCGGGAGCTTGTAAAAGACGAGAATCATTTCAGCACTGTGATCTCCGCTCCCCTGATGTCCAGGAACGCGCTGTTCGGAGTCATTCTGGCCATCAACGATCCTGAGCAGGGGGATTTTTCGGAAGAAGATATTCATCTTCTGAACGTGATGGCAAATCAGGGGGCTATCGCGTTTGAAAATTACCTTCTCTATAAAAAGCTCAAACTCGAATCGATCACGGATGGACTTACCGGCATATATAATTACCGGTATCTGATTAGATCTATCAATCTGGAGATTAAAAGATCGATACGTTTTGACCAGGTATTTTCATTCATCATGCTGGATGTCGATAACCTCAAGGATTACAACGATAAAAATGGTCATCTTTCGGGCAGCAGGGCACTGACTGATATCGCGGCGATATTAAAATCCAACTGCCGTGATATCGATGTTGTCGCCAAATACGGTGGAGACGAATTTGCTATCCTTCTTCCGCAGACCAATCTTGAGGGTGCGATAAAACTGGGAGAAAGGATATTGAAGGCGATAAACCTTTTTAAATTCGACAGGGTCAATGCAGGACTGCTGTCATGCAGCCTGGGAATAGCCGTATATCCGGAAGATGCCTTGGGGGTCGAAGAACTTATAGACAATGCGGATGCGGCTCTCTATAAGGCAAAGGCCGAGGGAAAGAACAATATCAAATGCTACAGGGGATTAAAATATCTGGAAAAAGCTTGA
- a CDS encoding CpsD/CapB family tyrosine-protein kinase: MGKKETPTIYDVFDQESPIATEMRRLYSNVRHIDGKTKKRSYLVTSANRGEGKSTVASHLALTVARFRNKKSLIVDADLRRPRLHQIFNVPKEPGLLECLEGKIDPVDAVKDTKRENLKVIPAGRMVKSPAHLFEGEIMSEIFEKMKFYYDIVIVDSAPIIPVSDPMLISSVVDGVIMVLLAGMTPRNVAIRARDILLDANANLLGVVVNNASEVLPYYYDYHYYGYTEDEKE; the protein is encoded by the coding sequence TTGGGGAAAAAAGAGACGCCGACAATCTACGATGTTTTCGATCAGGAAAGCCCCATAGCGACGGAGATGAGAAGGCTATATTCCAACGTCAGGCACATTGATGGGAAAACGAAAAAGCGAAGTTATCTTGTCACAAGCGCGAACAGGGGGGAAGGAAAAAGCACTGTTGCTTCCCATCTTGCCCTGACAGTGGCAAGATTCAGAAACAAAAAGTCTCTCATAGTCGATGCCGATCTGAGAAGGCCACGCCTTCATCAGATTTTCAATGTTCCGAAGGAACCCGGGCTGCTCGAATGCCTTGAAGGGAAAATCGACCCCGTCGATGCCGTAAAAGATACAAAACGGGAAAATCTAAAGGTAATTCCGGCGGGGCGAATGGTAAAATCACCCGCGCATCTTTTTGAGGGTGAGATCATGTCAGAGATCTTCGAGAAGATGAAATTCTATTACGACATTGTCATAGTCGACAGTGCTCCTATAATACCTGTCAGCGATCCCATGTTGATCTCCAGCGTCGTGGATGGTGTAATAATGGTTCTTCTGGCCGGGATGACGCCAAGGAACGTAGCCATAAGGGCAAGAGACATACTGTTGGACGCAAATGCCAATCTGCTCGGTGTCGTAGTCAACAACGCTTCAGAAGTCCTTCCTTATTATTACGATTACCACTATTACGGGTACACGGAGGATGAGAAAGAGTGA
- a CDS encoding divergent PAP2 family protein, whose protein sequence is MIKLILYKNIFIVPIICGIIVQLIKMGIYSIVGRELDIGKLFQTDGMPNLHATVFGSLSAIVGLKYGYSSILFAVSATYTVIILHDTMRVKREKEKQVGILRSIIFSVHGYSEIDSFKTSRILQFRPLDVISGAALGVLLTYIVL, encoded by the coding sequence ATGATCAAGCTGATTCTCTATAAGAATATTTTCATCGTTCCGATAATCTGCGGCATTATCGTACAGTTGATCAAAATGGGTATCTATTCCATAGTGGGCAGGGAACTCGATATTGGAAAACTTTTTCAGACCGACGGCATGCCGAACCTTCACGCTACCGTCTTTGGGTCATTATCTGCGATAGTAGGCCTTAAATATGGCTATTCGTCGATTCTTTTCGCGGTCAGCGCCACATACACGGTGATTATCCTTCATGATACTATGAGGGTGAAAAGGGAAAAAGAGAAACAGGTCGGAATCCTGCGTTCTATTATTTTCAGCGTACACGGATACAGTGAGATAGATTCGTTCAAGACAAGCAGAATACTCCAGTTCCGTCCGCTCGATGTGATCAGCGGCGCCGCGCTTGGAGTTCTGCTGACATACATCGTACTGTAG
- a CDS encoding SLBB domain-containing protein — protein sequence MSSQEIRLQEGDRLDLDVPGRPGLGRRLEIDSNGRISIPVIGEMEVSGLTVPEVESMILARLQEIYPSVLRISVTLVGEESRRLIYVHGEVLNPGKYEFKSNPDVWEAVREAGGATAAASLETVRIIRAEKEGRRTLIVNLQQVIENGNFDSLPRLKPGDTIIIPAISIQYTGDGSVRVIGSVVRPGPYKITGEKTLTDAILAAGGPGSNADLGKVTIIRNKPDGRVITIQVDFGEYLENGDSRHNPRILPDDTVNIPRDQNFVKVLVTDPRYLIGLITGTATLIAILNR from the coding sequence GTGTCGTCGCAGGAAATAAGGCTGCAGGAAGGCGACAGGCTTGATCTTGATGTACCAGGCAGGCCCGGCCTTGGCCGGCGCCTTGAAATCGACTCAAATGGAAGGATCTCTATTCCGGTCATCGGAGAAATGGAAGTTTCAGGATTGACAGTTCCGGAAGTCGAATCGATGATACTTGCGCGCCTTCAGGAAATATACCCGAGTGTCCTTAGGATATCTGTGACTCTCGTCGGAGAAGAATCGAGGCGACTCATCTATGTGCACGGAGAAGTACTTAATCCGGGAAAATACGAGTTTAAATCGAATCCTGACGTTTGGGAGGCGGTACGCGAAGCGGGAGGGGCAACGGCGGCAGCTTCCCTTGAGACGGTCAGGATCATCCGTGCGGAAAAAGAAGGAAGACGGACCCTGATAGTAAACCTTCAGCAAGTCATTGAGAATGGGAACTTCGATTCCCTGCCGAGATTGAAACCGGGAGATACCATAATTATCCCGGCCATCAGCATTCAGTACACCGGTGACGGATCTGTAAGGGTCATCGGGAGCGTTGTCCGGCCCGGGCCTTACAAGATCACTGGTGAAAAAACGCTTACTGACGCGATCCTTGCCGCTGGGGGACCCGGGTCAAATGCCGATCTCGGGAAGGTCACAATAATAAGAAATAAACCTGATGGCAGAGTGATCACTATCCAGGTCGATTTCGGCGAATACCTGGAGAACGGGGATTCACGTCATAATCCGAGGATACTTCCTGACGATACGGTGAATATTCCGCGAGATCAAAACTTTGTTAAAGTACTGGTAACAGATCCCAGGTATCTGATAGGACTGATAACCGGTACAGCTACGTTGATCGCTATTTTGAACAGGTAG
- the recN gene encoding DNA repair protein RecN, protein MLQELLIRNLAVVEDAAIIFDNGLNVITGSTGAGKSIILTAVDLLSGGRARKSLLRKGADKLCVEGRFLMPGKMDISGIPGIDIKPGSQVSVKREIGFDGRSRLWINDRTASNQDAKRLSEILLELNSQHRHQELLDPSSHIAQLDGSGPYVQLLERCDEAIELFRNRWKDLDALRKKERENREREDYFRFQLKQLDALGLDPGMDDQLATRIKKLENLHSHARSIEESRSLLSEGEGSILEKMSALERLLGKLSMIDQSWSDSKLEIEEMIISLEEIDRTLEHSESDDEDDPADLEYLQNRLAAIQSAKRKFATDFRGLIEKRDELRSSLRSLEDGSDEMIESSSMLQKAKEGLLPLLKRLSDERKKHAKSIDEEITMELQGLGMNGAVFKTSIKTVEIKAFIDGADELDLHPGGWDRVEFMIRTNVGEQMHPLSEVASGGELSRITLVLKRLLVRKKGIPTLIFDEIDSGLGADLGAVVAEKMEELADNYQIITITHLPQVAAAGNQHILIEKKVLGGRTITKASVLGKEERKIELARMLGGRGDLREKLASELLGNKEKRP, encoded by the coding sequence ATGCTTCAGGAGTTGCTCATCCGCAATCTTGCCGTCGTTGAGGACGCGGCGATAATATTCGATAATGGATTGAACGTTATAACCGGATCTACGGGGGCTGGCAAATCTATCATACTTACCGCGGTGGATCTTTTATCAGGTGGAAGAGCCAGAAAATCTCTTTTGAGAAAAGGAGCGGATAAGCTTTGTGTCGAGGGAAGATTCCTTATGCCCGGGAAAATGGATATTTCAGGTATTCCAGGGATTGATATCAAACCTGGCAGTCAGGTATCGGTAAAAAGAGAGATAGGTTTCGACGGAAGAAGCAGATTATGGATCAATGATCGAACTGCTTCAAACCAGGATGCTAAAAGACTCTCGGAAATACTTCTTGAACTTAACTCACAGCACAGGCACCAGGAGCTTCTTGATCCCTCGAGCCATATCGCGCAGCTCGATGGCTCGGGACCATATGTGCAGCTTCTCGAGAGATGCGATGAGGCCATAGAGCTTTTCCGAAACAGGTGGAAAGATCTCGACGCGTTGAGAAAAAAAGAAAGGGAAAACAGGGAGAGAGAAGATTATTTCAGGTTTCAGCTGAAACAGCTCGATGCCCTGGGGCTTGACCCGGGGATGGACGATCAGCTTGCGACGAGGATCAAAAAACTGGAGAATCTTCATAGCCACGCCAGATCGATCGAAGAATCAAGGTCTCTGCTATCCGAAGGAGAGGGATCTATTCTTGAAAAAATGAGCGCGCTGGAAAGGCTTTTGGGGAAATTGTCCATGATCGATCAGAGCTGGAGTGATTCGAAGCTTGAGATCGAGGAAATGATCATTTCGCTCGAAGAGATCGACAGAACGCTTGAACATTCGGAATCGGACGATGAGGACGATCCCGCAGATCTCGAATATCTGCAGAACCGGCTTGCGGCGATCCAGTCGGCCAAACGAAAATTTGCTACTGATTTCAGGGGGCTTATAGAAAAACGCGATGAACTTAGATCCTCGTTGAGATCTCTCGAAGATGGGTCTGACGAGATGATAGAGTCATCCAGTATGCTTCAAAAAGCAAAGGAAGGACTTTTACCTTTATTGAAAAGGCTTTCCGATGAAAGGAAAAAACACGCTAAATCGATCGATGAAGAGATCACAATGGAATTGCAGGGACTCGGAATGAATGGCGCTGTTTTTAAAACCAGCATAAAAACCGTCGAAATAAAAGCTTTCATAGACGGTGCTGATGAGCTAGATTTACATCCTGGCGGTTGGGACAGGGTTGAATTCATGATCAGAACGAATGTGGGAGAGCAGATGCACCCACTTTCGGAAGTGGCGTCAGGAGGGGAACTTTCCAGGATCACCCTGGTACTCAAGAGACTGCTTGTAAGGAAAAAGGGAATACCAACCCTTATTTTCGACGAGATCGATTCAGGACTCGGAGCAGATCTCGGGGCCGTTGTAGCTGAAAAAATGGAAGAACTTGCTGATAATTATCAGATCATAACGATAACCCATCTGCCACAGGTCGCGGCAGCTGGAAATCAGCATATTTTAATAGAAAAGAAGGTCCTTGGCGGCAGGACGATCACAAAAGCTTCTGTCCTTGGCAAGGAAGAGAGAAAAATCGAACTGGCGAGAATGCTGGGAGGCAGGGGAGACCTGAGAGAGAAACTTGCCTCGGAACTTCTCGGAAATAAAGAAAAGCGCCCGTAG
- a CDS encoding nucleotide sugar dehydrogenase, producing MDLKEKLSQRTAVQSVIGLGYVGLPLAVEFSKAGLQTVGIDIDSEKVKKINAGNSYIGDVTDEELKNAVKSGKLKATDDFSVLQDVDTINIAVPTPLRKTKDPDISYIVAALKEIRKYVHKGQLIILESTTYPGTTEEVMMPILEESGLNVGKDFFLAFSPERVDPGNEKYNTKNIPKVVGGVTPQCTELAEMLYRAAGMNPVPVKSSRVAETVKLLENTFRSVNIGLVNEIALMCNRMGINVWEVIDAAATKPFGFMPFYPGPGLGGHCIPIDPFYLSWKAKQSGFDARFIELAGMINGDMPMQVVVRVSDAMNSVKKCMNGAKVLVVGISYKQDIDDTRESPAYDIIKLLLNRGTEVFWYDPYVNELGELGSSARKLDFEPEKLREMDCAIIVTGHSSIDYKKIVTNCPLIFDSRNVLKEFDDKNIVRL from the coding sequence TTGGATCTTAAAGAGAAATTATCCCAAAGAACGGCAGTCCAGTCCGTTATAGGCCTTGGTTATGTCGGTCTTCCCCTGGCCGTGGAATTCAGTAAAGCCGGTCTGCAGACGGTCGGAATAGATATTGATTCTGAAAAGGTAAAAAAAATCAACGCCGGCAATAGCTATATCGGTGATGTCACAGACGAAGAATTAAAAAACGCTGTAAAAAGCGGCAAATTGAAAGCTACAGATGATTTTTCCGTATTACAGGATGTTGACACGATAAACATAGCTGTACCGACTCCGCTCAGAAAGACCAAAGATCCTGACATCTCGTATATAGTCGCCGCGTTGAAAGAGATTCGGAAATATGTCCACAAGGGCCAGTTGATCATCCTTGAAAGCACTACTTACCCCGGGACGACGGAAGAGGTGATGATGCCGATCCTGGAGGAGAGCGGCCTGAATGTGGGTAAAGACTTCTTTCTCGCTTTTTCTCCTGAACGAGTGGATCCGGGTAACGAAAAATACAATACAAAGAATATTCCAAAGGTCGTGGGAGGAGTCACACCTCAATGCACTGAACTTGCCGAGATGCTCTACAGGGCTGCCGGTATGAATCCCGTTCCTGTCAAATCTTCGAGAGTCGCTGAAACTGTCAAATTACTTGAGAATACCTTCCGTAGCGTCAATATAGGATTGGTAAACGAGATCGCTTTGATGTGCAACAGAATGGGTATCAATGTCTGGGAAGTCATTGATGCCGCGGCAACAAAACCTTTTGGTTTCATGCCATTTTATCCAGGTCCAGGGCTTGGAGGCCACTGCATCCCGATCGACCCGTTTTACCTGTCCTGGAAAGCCAAACAAAGCGGATTCGACGCACGTTTCATCGAGCTGGCAGGTATGATCAACGGTGATATGCCAATGCAGGTCGTCGTTCGCGTCTCTGATGCGATGAACTCTGTAAAAAAATGCATGAATGGCGCAAAAGTTCTTGTCGTGGGAATATCTTATAAACAGGATATCGATGACACACGTGAATCGCCGGCTTACGATATAATCAAACTTCTCCTGAACAGAGGCACTGAGGTCTTCTGGTACGATCCTTATGTTAACGAACTCGGAGAACTTGGAAGCAGCGCCAGAAAACTTGATTTCGAACCTGAAAAACTCAGGGAGATGGATTGCGCGATCATAGTCACGGGGCATTCCTCCATCGATTATAAAAAGATAGTAACGAACTGCCCGCTGATCTTTGATTCAAGGAATGTCCTGAAAGAATTCGATGATAAAAATATTGTAAGGCTATAA